Genomic segment of Streptomyces sp. NA02950:
TGCTCGTACAAGCGCTCCGCCTGGTCGAGGGCTGCCTTGTCGAGCTGCTCCGCCGCGCGGCGGAGCAGCATGGGTTCGAGGACGATCCTCAACTCGTAGATTTCCCGGACCTCGGCGAGGCTCAGCGATCTGACGAAGGCTCCCCGATGCGGGTCGAGGGTCACCAATCCCTCGCGGGCCAGGTCCTGAATCGCCTCGCGGACCGGGGTGGTGCTCACGCCGAGCCGGGCGGCGAGCTCGGTCTGCACCAGTCGGCTGCCGGGCTGCACTCGGCCGTCGAGGATGTCGGAGCGCAGCGTCTGGCGCGCGAACTCGTAGTTGGTTCGGGGACGGCTGCCGGTCACCGCTTCAGCTCCGTTCCCGGAACGCGGGGACACGTGTCGCT
This window contains:
- a CDS encoding GntR family transcriptional regulator, which gives rise to MTGSRPRTNYEFARQTLRSDILDGRVQPGSRLVQTELAARLGVSTTPVREAIQDLAREGLVTLDPHRGAFVRSLSLAEVREIYELRIVLEPMLLRRAAEQLDKAALDQAERLYEQMAEEHDLSRWAELNQEFHHILFAPAEDSRLAGIVAGLRDSATPYVALSLREPDQQEHSNAEHIELLGLLRAQDIEAAEELTRRHLAATLGIIEQSYDSTGADRTLHG